DNA from Methylobacterium currus:
TCCGAGAGGTGCGCGCGTCAGGCCGGGGCCGCGTTCAGCGCCGCGGCTGGAACAGCGGCTGGGCCAGGGCCTCGGCCCGGGCCATCCACAGGTCGCGCTCGACCCGCAGCTCCTCGGCCTTGTCGACCTCGTGCTGCACATGGGCGCGCAGGGAGCGCAGCTCCTCGGCCAGCAGCGCCTGCAATTCGTCGTAGCGTCCGTGCTCCTGCCGCAGCCGTGCCTTGAGCATCATGTTCTCGGCCATCAGCGCGGCGAGGTCGTCCGGCTCCGCGCCGGCCGCGGGCGGCGGCGCAGCCTCTGGCGCCGGCGCCGGGGTCGCCCCGCCCGGTGCGACGATGCGCGGCTCCCAGGCCGGCGGGGCCTCGGCCGGACGGCGCGGCGCGGCACGGGCCTGGTCGGCAGCGTCGATCCGCGACAGGGTCGCGAGCCAGTCCTGCAGCGGGCCCGAAGGCTGCCGCGCGGCGGCGGTGGTCTGCGTCTTCAAGGCCGGTTCGGACACGCCGCATCTCCTGCGAATCTTGCCCCAGTTAACCGCCGGCATGGTTAAGAAGCCGTAAATGCGGGCCCGATGCGGGTGTGCCGGATGTCGGACGTTGACATCGCTCGCGCGGGGAGATAGGCCCCGGCCTCTCAAGGACGAGGTCTCGTCTCGACGCCGACCGGCCCATGAGGCCGGAGGTCAACGCCCGACAGCGCGATGCGCCCTCGGGCGCGAATGGCGTTGCGCGCGACTGAACCACCTGCTGCCCGGACGGGCGGCCCACAGGAGACCGGATGACCAGAACCGACCACGCGCCGTTACGCATCGAGGACGCGGTGAACGAGCTCTGCCCCTGGTCGGGCAAGCCGATCGCGCACGATGCGCTGACGCTCTACAACGGCGCGGTCGTGGGCTTCTGCAATCCCGATTGCCGCGACAAGTTCGAGCGGGCGCTCCATCACTTCGAGGGCGCCCTCCAGGCCCGGCGCGCCACCTCCGCGGGCCTGAACGAGTAACCCCCGGAGACTGACGCGCATGTTCGAAGGCCTCTCCGACCGCCTCTCCGGCATCCTGTCCGGGCTGACCCGCCGCGGCGCCCTGACCGAGGCCGACGTCACCGCCGCCCTGCGCGAGGTGCGCCGCGCCCTGCTGGAGGCGGACGTCGCCCTCGAGGTCGTCCGCTCCTTCACCGAGAAGGTGCGCGAGCAGGCCGTCGGCGCGGTGGTGCTGAAGTCGGTGACGCCCGGCCAGATGGTCGTGAAGATCGTCAACGACCAGCTCGTGGCGATGCTGGGCGGCGAGGCCGGCATCATCGACCTCAACGCGCCGGCCCCCGTCGGCATCCTGATGGTCGGCCTGCAGGGCTCGGGCAAGACCACCACCACGGCGAAGATCGCCCGGCGCCTGACCCAGCGCGACAAGCGCCGGGTGCTGCTCGCCTCCCTCGACACCCGCCGCCCGGCCGCGATGGAGCAGCTGGCGGTGCTGGCCAAGCAGGTCGGGGTCGAGTCGCTGCCGATCGTCGCCGGCCAGTCGGCGGTGCAGATCGCCAAGCGCGCCATGGAGGCCGCGCGCCTCGGCGGCTTCGACGTGGTGATGCTCGACACCGCCGGCCGCGTCACCCTCGACGAGGCGCTGATGCAGGAGGCCGCCGACGTCAAGGCGGCCACCAGCCCGCACGAGGTGCTGCTCGTCGCGGACGCCCTGACCGGCCAGGACGCGGTCAACACCGCCCGCGCCTTCGACGGGCGCCTCGGCGTCACCGGCATCGTGCTCACCCGCATGGACGGCGATTCCCGCGGCGGCGCGGCGCTCTCGATGCGGGCGGTCACCGGCAAGCCGATCAAGCTCGTCGGCACCGGCGAGAAGGTCGACGCGCTGGAGGAGTTCCATCCTGCCCGCGTCGCCAACCGCATTCTCGGCATGGGCGACATCGTCTCGCTCGTCGAGAAGGCGGCCGAGACCATCGACCAGGAACAGGCCCTGCGCGTCGCCGAGAAGATGCGCAAGGGCAAGTTCGACCTCGACGACCTGTCGATGCAGCTCGCCCAGATGGAGAAGATGGGCGGCATCGGCGGCCTGATGGGCATGCTGCCCGGCATGGGCCAGATCAAGAAGCAGGTCGAGGGCGCCAACCTCGACGAGAGGATGTTCAAGCGCCAGCGGGCCATCATCTCGTCGATGACCCCCGAGGAGCGCCGCAACCCGGACATCCTCAAGGCCTCGCGCAAGAAGCGCGTCGCCAGGGGCTCCGGCGTCGACGTCTCCGAGATCAACAAGCTCCTCAAGATGCACCGCACCATGGCCGACATGATGAAGGCCATGGGCTCGGGCAAGCGCGGCATCGGCCAGGCGCTCGGCAGCATGTTCGGCCTCGGCGGCGGCGGAATGGGCGGCGGAATGGGCGGCTTGGGCAAGATGATGGGCGGCATGCCCCAGCCCACGCCCGAGATGCTCGCCGAGCTGCAGAAATCCCTGCCCCCCGGCACCACCCTTCCGCCGATGCCGCCCGGCCTCGGCGGTCCCAAGGCGTCAGGTCCCGCCGGCAAGCCGCCGGCAGGCCCGAGCAAGGCGCCCCCCGCTGCCCCCGTCCTGCCGGGCCTGGGGGCCAAGCTCCCGGGCTTGCCCGGCCTCGGCGGACTCCCCTTCGGCAAGAAGAAGTAGGCGGGTCGGGATCCGCCAGGATCCCCCCGTCCGCGACGTCGAACGATCCTCCCCAACCTCAGACAGGAAGAGACCCATGTCCCTCAAGATTCGCCTCACCCGCGGCGGCGCCAAGAAGCGCCCCTACTACCGCATCGTCGTCGCCGACGCCCGCGCGCCCCGCGACGGCCGCTTCATCGAGAAGGTCGGCGCCTACGACCCGATGAAGCCGAAGGACGATCCGGCCCGCGTCATCCTCGAGACCGAGAAGGTCCAGGCCTGGCTCGCCAAGGGCGCCCAGCCGACCGACCGCGTCCTGCGCTTCCTCGACGCCGCCGGCCTCGCCAAGCGTCCGACCCGCAACAACCCGCAGAAGGCCGAGCCGGGCACCAAGGCCAAGGAGCGCGCCGCCGCCCGCGCCGAGAAGGCCGGCGCCGCCGAGTCGGCCGAGTAAGACTGACCGTGGCGCGCCGCCCCGACGCCCGTCCTCCGCGCGGCCAGACCTCCTCGGGTCCTGGCCGCGGGGGCTCCGACCCGCGCCGGGGCGAAGGCGCGCCGCCGCAGCGCGCCAACCCTGCGCCCGCGCGGGCCGAATCCGGGATCGCCTCCGATCCCGGTTTCGTGCTGCTCGGCGAGTTCGGTCGCGCCCACGGCCTCAACGGCGAGGTGCGGCTGAAATCCTATACGGCCGACCCGATGGCGATCGGGTCCTACGGCCCGCTCACCGGGGCCGACGGAAGCGCGATCGAGATCGCGTCCTTGCGCCCCGCCGCGGGTGCCCCCGATATGCTGATCGCCCGCGTCGCGGGCCTCTCCGGCCGCACCGGGGCCGAGAGCCTGAACCGCCTCGCCCTCTACGTCGCGCGCGAGCGCCTCGGCGCCCCGGAGGACGAAGACGAGTTCTTCGCCGCCGACCTCGTCGGGCTGGCGGTGGTGGACCGCGCCGGCAACGCGATCGGCACGGTGCGGGCGGTGCCGAATTACGGCGGCGGCGACCTGCTGGAGATCGCGCCGGCCGCCGGCGGCAGCCCGGCCCTCCTGCCCTTCACCAAGGCCTTCGTGCCGGAGATCGACGTCGCGGGCCGCCGGATCATCGTCGATCCGCCCGAGGACCTGTTCGCGCCGGCCGCGCCGCGCGATCCGGACGCGGCTTGAACGCCCGTTCGGGTTCCCCGACGCTCTCGAAACCCTCCTCGTCATCCCGGAGCCGCGCAGCGGAACCCGGGATCCATAGCCGCTCGCGACGCAGGGCGAGACGGATGCGCTCCGATTGGTTCTGAATCGTCAAGGGTCATGGATCCCGGGTTCTCGCCTTTCGGCGAGCCCCGGGATGACATGGCGGGTGTCAACGCGGCCCAGGTAAACAGGCACCCGCGCCGCGGGCGCCGGGGCCCTCCCCGCCCCCGCGGGACGAGGTTGTCCGGCCCGCCGACGCGGGCCCGACGGACGGCTTACCGCCCGCGGTTCTTGCGCTGCTGGCCGAGCCCGGAACTCTTGGCGAGTTCGGAACGCTGGGCGGCATAGGTCGCCGCGACCATCGGGTAGTCGTGCGGCAGGCCCCATTTCTGGCGGTACTGCTCGGGCGAGAGGCCGCGGGTGGTGAGATGCCGCTTCAGCGACTTGTAGGGCTTACCGTCTTCCAGGCTGATGATGTAGTCCGGCGTGACCGTCTTGCGGATCGGCACCGGCGGCGTGGGCTTCTCGGGCTCGGGCGCCGGCGGCGCGGCGACGCGCTCGAGGGAGGCGTGCACGGCGGCGATCAGGCTGCCGAGATCCCCGACCGGCACCGAGTTCTTCGACACGTAGGCCGACACGATATCGGCCGTGAGCATGACGAGGTCGCCCGGCTCCTGATCCTGAGTATCCACGTCTGACATCATTGGGTTTCCGCTTCGAGAGTGTGGTGGACGGAGGCGTTGCAGCGGGCCTGCCGGCGCCGCGCCGCCACGCGGTCTTCTTGAGGGCCGTCCGCTGCCCAAGTCCGCATGGGCGATCACCCGGTCCCTGAGACTTGGTGGCAAGTCTCATGCCCATCTGCAAGCTGGTACCAGCAACTCAGTGATCAAATTAGGTAGTTCTTGTGGATTTCACCGTGATGCAACCAGATTTAATATACTCAAGGTTGTAATTTCTGATTTTACGTTGCCGATAATTGCATAAAAATCTATCTGGAGCCGGCTTTTGAGCCGCGCCCCGAGGCGAGTTCTGGCGCAAATCCGACCACCGGCGGCGGTCGGACGTTGGAGAATGAAGCAATGGGCGTGACGGGATCAGGCCACCCTGTCCGGCTGCCGGGCAGCCGCATCGTGCCGGGCCTGGATCTCGATGAAGACGCGCCGGACCTTGGGGCTCAACGCCTTCATCCGCGTCTCCAGATGGCCGACCAGCCGCTCGATCTCGCCGGCGGAGAGCCGGTCGTCCATGTCGAGGCTGACATTGACCAGGATATCGGCCGGGCCGAGATGCTGCGTCAGCACCTCGTTGACGTGCTGCACCCCCGGCTCGGACCGGACGATCTCGTGCAGGCCGGCGACCAGCTCGGGCTCCGCCGCCTCGCCGACGAGCAGGCC
Protein-coding regions in this window:
- a CDS encoding glutathione S-transferase, with amino-acid sequence MTRTDHAPLRIEDAVNELCPWSGKPIAHDALTLYNGAVVGFCNPDCRDKFERALHHFEGALQARRATSAGLNE
- the ffh gene encoding signal recognition particle protein yields the protein MFEGLSDRLSGILSGLTRRGALTEADVTAALREVRRALLEADVALEVVRSFTEKVREQAVGAVVLKSVTPGQMVVKIVNDQLVAMLGGEAGIIDLNAPAPVGILMVGLQGSGKTTTTAKIARRLTQRDKRRVLLASLDTRRPAAMEQLAVLAKQVGVESLPIVAGQSAVQIAKRAMEAARLGGFDVVMLDTAGRVTLDEALMQEAADVKAATSPHEVLLVADALTGQDAVNTARAFDGRLGVTGIVLTRMDGDSRGGAALSMRAVTGKPIKLVGTGEKVDALEEFHPARVANRILGMGDIVSLVEKAAETIDQEQALRVAEKMRKGKFDLDDLSMQLAQMEKMGGIGGLMGMLPGMGQIKKQVEGANLDERMFKRQRAIISSMTPEERRNPDILKASRKKRVARGSGVDVSEINKLLKMHRTMADMMKAMGSGKRGIGQALGSMFGLGGGGMGGGMGGLGKMMGGMPQPTPEMLAELQKSLPPGTTLPPMPPGLGGPKASGPAGKPPAGPSKAPPAAPVLPGLGAKLPGLPGLGGLPFGKKK
- the rpsP gene encoding 30S ribosomal protein S16, whose protein sequence is MSLKIRLTRGGAKKRPYYRIVVADARAPRDGRFIEKVGAYDPMKPKDDPARVILETEKVQAWLAKGAQPTDRVLRFLDAAGLAKRPTRNNPQKAEPGTKAKERAAARAEKAGAAESAE
- the rimM gene encoding ribosome maturation factor RimM (Essential for efficient processing of 16S rRNA), producing MARRPDARPPRGQTSSGPGRGGSDPRRGEGAPPQRANPAPARAESGIASDPGFVLLGEFGRAHGLNGEVRLKSYTADPMAIGSYGPLTGADGSAIEIASLRPAAGAPDMLIARVAGLSGRTGAESLNRLALYVARERLGAPEDEDEFFAADLVGLAVVDRAGNAIGTVRAVPNYGGGDLLEIAPAAGGSPALLPFTKAFVPEIDVAGRRIIVDPPEDLFAPAAPRDPDAA
- a CDS encoding MucR family transcriptional regulator is translated as MMSDVDTQDQEPGDLVMLTADIVSAYVSKNSVPVGDLGSLIAAVHASLERVAAPPAPEPEKPTPPVPIRKTVTPDYIISLEDGKPYKSLKRHLTTRGLSPEQYRQKWGLPHDYPMVAATYAAQRSELAKSSGLGQQRKNRGR